One genomic window of Mercenaria mercenaria strain notata chromosome 2, MADL_Memer_1, whole genome shotgun sequence includes the following:
- the LOC128550749 gene encoding 28S ribosomal protein S24, mitochondrial-like has translation MAYLNSLTNMAAIIPARKCLLQISIPQLATRGLQTSFVLCRKHRRAGIYKVSKNQSIPLTYEQAKPPYAIGVDKSWLTWNTSNLKGEGRKSETTVEDVFIRNFMHGTWTGKLASEVVIKRRHNMIFLGAYINFGTKSLPGALRIYFLIGYTEELLSCLLKCPVKLELQTLDSDRDLIFKYV, from the exons ATGGCTTACTTAAATTCATTAACCAATATGGCTGCCATCATCCCAGCCAGGaag TGTTTGCTACAAATATCCATTCCACAGTTGGCAACAAGAGGACTGCAGACATCATTTGTTCTCTGCAGAAAACATAGGCGTGCTGGaatatacaaagtttcaaagaATCAAAGTATTCCACTTACATATGAACAAGCCAAACCACCTTATGCAATAGGAGTTGATAAATCATGGTTGACCTGGAACACAA GTAACTTAAAGGGCGAAGGAAGAAAAAGTGAGACCACTGTGGAAGATGTATTTATCCGAAATTTTATGCATGGTACATGGACAGGTAAACTCGCATCAGAAGTTGTCATCAAACGTCGACACAACATGATCTTTCTGGGAGCTTATATTAATTTTGGAACCAAGTCATTGCCGGGTGCACTAAGGATTTACTTTCTAATAGGCTATACAGAAGAACTATTGTCTTGTTTATTAAAGTGCCCAGTAAAGTTAGAATTACAGACTTTAGACTCTGATAGGGATCTGATATTCAAGTATGTTTAG